A portion of the Cherax quadricarinatus isolate ZL_2023a chromosome 21, ASM3850222v1, whole genome shotgun sequence genome contains these proteins:
- the LOC138853040 gene encoding uncharacterized PE-PGRS family protein PE_PGRS10-like: MSRLCLVLAAAVLFTDSSSATENLDSANQVLPEGDGEVEGRACATCHGGSAAANEISASFGTLGGGTGITIGGGGGGGGGGGGGGGGGGFLGVGDPGGLGGLGGLGGLGGLGGLGGVGGLGGLGGLAGGLGNIGVGAILIPILAVEIAILILVAIILGYIKKLAGYGETGSGTGEAIYSYAPVPAYGSSGGSTYQTYDTGSGAGGYSKRSSDEAKGFATPSAFQLLTDMVSNAISKYSDIDQE; this comes from the exons ATGTCTCGGCTGTGTCTTGTCCTCGCTGCTGCTGTACTCTTCACCGACTCATCTTCTGCTACGGAAAATCTGGATTCAGCTAACCAG GTGTTGCCGGAAGGTGATGGAGAAGTTGAAGGTCGAGCCTGTGCCACCTGCCACGGAGGCTCTGCCGCTGCCAACGAGATCTCTGCTTCCTTTGGCACCTTGGGCGGCGGCACGGGTATAACtattggtggtggcggcggtggtggcggtggtggcggtggtggcggcggtggtggcggcttCCTCGGAGTCGGCGATCCCGGTGGTTTGGGCGGTTTGGGCGGCCTGGGTGGACTGGGTGGCCTGGGTGGACTGGGTGGCGTCGGTGGACTTGGAGGACTGGGCGGACTGGCTGGAGGCCTCGGAAATATAGGCGTCGGTGCCATACTCATACCGATTTTGGCAGTCGAAATAGCAATTCTGATCTTAGTAGCTATTATACTTG GTTATATTAAGAAACTTGCTGGCTACGGGGAGACTGGAAGTGGTACTGGGGAGGCCATCTACAGCTACGCGCCAGTTCCTGCCTATGGATCATCCGGAGGGTCGACGTACCAGACTTACGACACTGGATCTGGTGCAGGCGGCTACAGCAAGAGATCCTCAGATGAGGCAAAGGGATTCGCTACTCCGTCCGCCTTCCAGCTTCTCACCGACATGGTTTCGAATGCCATTTCCAAGTACAGTGATATAGATCAAGAATAG